The Haliotis asinina isolate JCU_RB_2024 chromosome 16, JCU_Hal_asi_v2, whole genome shotgun sequence DNA segment atcactatttcattaATAAGACAGTTTGCTTCACCTCCAAACCAGATCTTGGTGAGAAGTCAAGATTTTTAAAGGAGAGGTTTTCAAAACACAATTAATCCTTGATCATAACAGCGAGGTTATAAGTACCTTCTTTCGCCCAGCTCAATCCTGTTGATGTTCTTGACACCTTTTCGCCTTATGACATAGCAGGTAACGAGACCAGCAGCAATGCCCAGGAACAACAGAACTAAGGGGACAACTACAACTGCAACGTCTACATTGCCATCCTTCATGTGAGTCGGGATATCTGTGTTCTCTGTTCCTGAATCGCCACTACCTGCAAAACACTTTGACTAATTTTGACACCATACTTTATTTTTATTCGCTAAACGTTAGCCACAACGTTTCCACATAAGAACACTCCCTAACAAATAAGATGTATACAATCACGTAGTAGTTGTACAAATGCAATCCTTGGTTTCATGTGTGTCGTACGTGTACATACATGCGTGTTATTATTTGTTAAGGGGAAGTATATAGCCTGTTCAGTAGTTCGATCGTCATGTAGTGCACAATATGGGAGCCATCTATTGAGTCCTCTGTTGAAATATTgatagcgtgagtgagtgagtttagttctacaccacttttaacaatattttcgtAATATCAATGCCggagacaccaggaatgggtttcaTAGATTGTGCCCAAACGCGAACGCCTTATCCACGAGGCTAACCCACCGCCTCGGGATATTGCCAGTGGATCTATATATGTGTTTCACGTGAGCCAGTTCTTACCATTTGTGGGATGGTGATGACACCTGACGTCAGAGGTTGCATTGCAGGGTGTGACCAGTGTTGTGTTCTCACCAGTACACGAGCTGCATGTCCAGCATTGTCCATCCCTAGAGAACTGGCCATCTGGACAATAGCCACACTCAATATCTGATGTTGGTGTTCCTGGAACGCAGAGAAATGTTGATCCCAGTTGTCATTACACACTGAAATACAGCgatatgcacacatacatgtccatctatccatccatacatccatccatgcCAGGCacgcaggcacacacacacatacacacaccatccgtacacacacacacaccatccgtacatacctacctacctacctacacacacacacacacacacacacacacacacacacacacacacacacacacacacatacatacatacatacatacatacatacatacatacatacatacatacttctTACCATTTTTTATCATAACTTTTCCTTGGGTGCAGGAACTATATTTTTTACACGTTTTTGTATCTGTGAACACGTGTAACACGTGTAGATAGTATCCTTGTTTACACTGACACTTTAAATCCTGGGTGGATGTACAATTCTCCACCACTTCCATGTTGTCGTCATGGAGACAGAAGGTCTGACAAGGAGAACACCTGGTGGCCTGGCTGTAGTGAGACTGGAAGGTGTCAACAGGACATGGGTTACACAGAGAATATGTGAAGTCCTCAGTACAATGTCTCTCCAGGTACGTTCCAGGCGGGCACTTGAAACAGGTAAATCCGTTATAGGAGTAGGTACCTAGGTTGGGGCTGTCCCTGATGATCTGTAATCGAATAATCCAATATCACAAAGACTGTCCGCctctgtgtgcatgtgtgttacTGTATGTGTTTGCGagaatgagtgtgtgtgtgtgttgtagtgtgtgtgttagtgcgTGTGTTTGAGAATGTGTGttgtaatgtgtgtgtgttaatgtgtgtgtttgagagagagtgtgtgttagtgtgtttgagagatagtgtgtgtgttgtgtgtgttagtgtgttggAGAGAGAAAAAACGAGTGTGTTTTAGTGTGTGAGTgcacgtgtgcgtgtgtgaaaGGACAACACCCAGTTTCTACTTGGGGTGTTGTGACTTTTATAACACAGTCATTACTTGTTTTCATAAGTATCAAGGGCCGAATACTTCACTAATTTCTACTTGGGGTGTTGTGACTTATATAACACAGTCATTACTTGTTTTCATAAGTAACAAGGGCCGAACACTTCACTAATTTCAATTCTAGAAAATCTGGAGAAAATAGGACATCGGTTGTAAGTGAtgtgttttcagttttaattaTCCAGGTAAATGTCTTAGCAACATGGCATTATAGCCTCACAGAGTCTATCGTGTTCACAATATCAAAACCTATTTGTCACAAAGGAAACTATTGGACACTCTTGCCTATTGAGGCGGATACGTCACTGATAGAGCGTATCACTGTCTGTAGTTGTGGTATAGTTGTCTGATCTGATTGCGCAATACTAGGAAGTCAGAACTATTGACATCATTAGGAATTGGTAATTAAATAATTATACATTAACGTACTTACCGCAGCATGAGACGTACTCGACGAAGCCGTCAGTAAACAGACGGCCGCTAGTAAACTCATACCAGAGCGAAGATATACCCAGACCATTGTATCCCTATGTCCCGATGGTAGTGAAAGTGGTA contains these protein-coding regions:
- the LOC137268511 gene encoding tumor necrosis factor receptor superfamily member 21-like; translated protein: MVWVYLRSGMSLLAAVCLLTASSSTSHAAIIRDSPNLGTYSYNGFTCFKCPPGTYLERHCTEDFTYSLCNPCPVDTFQSHYSQATRCSPCQTFCLHDDNMEVVENCTSTQDLKCQCKQGYYLHVLHVFTDTKTCKKYSSCTQGKVMIKNGTPTSDIECGYCPDGQFSRDGQCWTCSSCTGENTTLVTPCNATSDVRCHHHPTNGSGDSGTENTDIPTHMKDGNVDVAVVVVPLVLLFLGIAAGLVTCYVIRRKGVKNINRIELGERRISAPLIDRSNSTSSAQPVRTKQRTFSGSSAVSPRPVSSFPDLKDPDTWKLPVFDVLCRRLTNWKRFMRHLPGEAGYTACVNSRCEQIEKEEQGNVREQIHKSLQEWSQWNTDKYVKVDSILDTIEQVIEHDDQLYKDVWDLCCDLAKKTKTAKYSK